A window from Rhodothermus bifroesti encodes these proteins:
- a CDS encoding 3-keto-disaccharide hydrolase, with protein sequence MIKIAPLLPVVVLLTACTPSRSDNPSGSAPVADTSADWIVLFDGTSLDAWRGYQSETIPPCWQIAEDGSLHCTGEGSGDLVTKAQFADFVLELEWKVAPKGNSGIMYRVTEAYEAPWMSGPEYQILDNAGHADGNDPKTSAGACYALYPTDPAAVRPAGEWNHTRIVVDSTHVEHWLNGRNVVTYTLGSDDWNARVAASKFQVYPDFGKARQGHIALQNHGDPVWYRNIRIRPLNP encoded by the coding sequence ATGATAAAGATTGCTCCCTTGCTTCCTGTCGTTGTGCTACTGACCGCGTGCACACCGTCCCGTTCCGATAACCCTTCGGGTTCGGCCCCAGTGGCCGATACGAGTGCTGACTGGATCGTCCTGTTTGACGGCACTAGCCTGGATGCCTGGCGAGGCTACCAAAGCGAAACCATTCCGCCTTGCTGGCAAATTGCTGAAGACGGCTCGCTGCATTGCACCGGTGAAGGCAGCGGCGACTTGGTGACCAAGGCGCAGTTTGCCGATTTTGTGCTGGAGCTAGAGTGGAAAGTCGCTCCAAAAGGCAACAGCGGCATCATGTACCGCGTCACCGAGGCTTACGAGGCCCCATGGATGAGTGGGCCGGAATACCAAATCTTGGATAACGCTGGTCATGCCGATGGCAATGACCCCAAAACCAGTGCTGGGGCTTGCTATGCACTCTATCCGACCGATCCAGCCGCTGTGCGACCCGCAGGGGAGTGGAACCATACGCGCATTGTGGTCGACAGCACGCACGTGGAACACTGGCTTAACGGCCGCAACGTCGTCACGTACACGCTGGGCAGCGACGACTGGAATGCCCGTGTGGCAGCAAGTAAGTTTCAAGTTTATCCTGATTTTGGCAAAGCACGTCAAGGGCATATCGCCCTCCAGAATCATGGCGATCCGGTTTGGTATCGCAACATTCGCATTCGTCCACTGAATCCCTGA
- a CDS encoding Gfo/Idh/MocA family protein, translated as MERSEPSRRDFLRWSAASLLGVSVGPWVLARSSKAEMLHPEPLRPGPPSDTIGLGMIGMGIMGFGNARTALQIPGVRLVAVADCYDGRLVRTKEVFGPEVFTTRDYREVLARTDVDAVVISTPDHLHAQIAIEAMEAGKDVYLEKPMVQRIEDGLRVIEAERRTGRVLIVGSQRVSSILYAKARELFRAGAIGQLNMVEAYMNRNSAIGAWQYTIPPDASPQTVDWERFLGPAPRRPFDAVRFFRWRNYWDYGTGIPGDLFVHLFSGIHYVLDALGPTHIYASGGLRFWKDGRDVPDVMAGLYEYPDTESHPSFTLSLKVNFANGGGGGEAFRFIGDEGMIEIGWNQVRLSKLPPRRLSEQEFRGWNSLSTFPEAMQRQLLEAFRAENPPQREVSETQEVVYQAPPGYDDRLDHFRNFFEAVRTRGKVVEDGAFGFRAAAPALLSNTSYLEHRVIGWDPQTMQLT; from the coding sequence ATGGAACGTTCTGAACCATCGCGGCGCGATTTCTTGCGCTGGAGCGCTGCTTCGCTTCTGGGCGTAAGCGTAGGACCTTGGGTGCTTGCGCGTTCCTCAAAAGCAGAAATGTTGCATCCCGAACCCCTGCGGCCAGGGCCACCTTCTGACACGATCGGCTTGGGGATGATCGGCATGGGCATCATGGGCTTCGGGAATGCCCGTACAGCGCTGCAGATCCCTGGCGTGCGTCTTGTAGCCGTAGCCGACTGCTACGACGGACGCCTCGTGCGCACCAAAGAAGTGTTCGGCCCTGAGGTGTTCACCACGCGGGACTATCGCGAAGTGCTAGCACGAACCGATGTCGATGCTGTGGTCATCTCCACACCAGACCACCTGCATGCCCAAATCGCAATCGAGGCGATGGAAGCCGGCAAGGATGTCTACCTGGAAAAGCCTATGGTCCAGCGCATCGAGGATGGCTTGCGGGTGATTGAGGCCGAGCGGCGCACTGGACGTGTGCTCATCGTAGGCAGCCAGCGCGTCAGCTCCATCCTCTACGCCAAAGCCCGAGAGCTTTTCCGCGCTGGTGCTATCGGCCAGCTTAACATGGTCGAGGCCTATATGAATCGCAACTCGGCCATTGGCGCTTGGCAATACACCATCCCGCCGGATGCTTCGCCGCAAACCGTTGACTGGGAGCGTTTCTTAGGACCCGCCCCGCGGCGGCCCTTCGATGCCGTACGCTTTTTCCGCTGGCGAAACTACTGGGACTATGGCACAGGCATCCCAGGCGACCTGTTCGTGCACCTGTTTTCCGGCATTCACTACGTGCTCGATGCCCTAGGCCCCACCCACATTTACGCTTCTGGTGGACTGCGCTTCTGGAAAGACGGCCGCGACGTGCCCGACGTGATGGCCGGTTTGTATGAGTATCCCGACACCGAATCCCATCCTTCCTTTACGCTCTCGCTCAAGGTAAACTTTGCCAACGGTGGAGGAGGTGGGGAAGCCTTCCGCTTTATTGGAGATGAAGGCATGATTGAAATCGGCTGGAATCAGGTACGGCTTTCAAAGCTACCTCCCCGCCGCCTAAGCGAACAGGAATTTCGCGGGTGGAATTCGCTTTCGACGTTCCCAGAAGCCATGCAGCGGCAACTCCTGGAAGCATTCCGGGCCGAAAACCCCCCGCAGCGAGAGGTATCAGAAACCCAAGAAGTGGTCTATCAAGCACCACCCGGTTATGACGACCGGCTCGACCACTTCCGCAACTTTTTTGAAGCCGTGCGCACACGGGGCAAAGTGGTCGAAGATGGTGCGTTTGGTTTTAGGGCTGCTGCACCTGCCTTACTTTCGAACACAAGCTACCTTGAGCATCGGGTCATTGGATGGGATCCGCAAACCATGCAGCTCACCTAA
- a CDS encoding Gfo/Idh/MocA family protein, with translation MADQGISRRKFLGQLATAGVAFTIVPRHVLGRGFVPPSDKLGIACIGVGGRGAANVRGVASETLVAFCDVDDERAAEIYRTYPNVPRYKDFRIMLERESQHIDAVVISTPDHTHAVAAMMAIQMGKHVYCEKPLTRTIYEARRLAEAARQHRVVTQMGNQGHAGEGTRQIREWIEAGAIGIVREIHFWTNRPIWPQAIARPMEAYHVPPTLDWDLWLGPAPERPYHPAYVPFRWRGWWDFGTGALGDMGCHIMDAAFWTFDLRDPVRVTAETTPVFPETAPLVSRVTYEFAARANRPALHVVWRDGNLAPPRPPQWEADKPWPPMDSGQMFIGDEGVLIAGTYGENPRLVPEKRHQEWIASAPAPRYPRSPGVYQEWIDACKNGTQAGSNFPDYAGPLTEMVLLGNLAIRAGGTIEWDAATMRVTNLTVPEEYLRPVYRNGWHL, from the coding sequence ATGGCGGATCAAGGTATTTCACGGCGTAAGTTTTTGGGACAATTGGCAACCGCTGGCGTGGCCTTTACGATCGTGCCCCGACATGTGCTAGGCCGTGGTTTTGTACCTCCCAGCGATAAGCTGGGTATAGCCTGCATCGGGGTAGGAGGTCGGGGCGCGGCAAACGTGCGCGGCGTAGCCAGCGAAACGCTGGTGGCTTTTTGTGACGTCGACGACGAGCGGGCTGCCGAAATCTACCGGACGTATCCGAACGTGCCGCGCTACAAAGACTTTCGGATCATGCTGGAGCGGGAAAGCCAGCACATCGATGCCGTCGTCATCTCCACCCCCGACCATACGCACGCCGTAGCGGCAATGATGGCGATCCAGATGGGGAAACATGTCTACTGCGAAAAGCCGCTTACGCGTACGATCTATGAGGCCCGCCGCCTGGCTGAAGCGGCCCGCCAGCACCGCGTGGTCACGCAAATGGGCAACCAAGGCCATGCCGGCGAAGGCACACGCCAAATTCGCGAATGGATCGAGGCTGGCGCAATCGGCATAGTGCGCGAGATCCACTTCTGGACCAACCGTCCAATTTGGCCGCAAGCGATTGCACGGCCCATGGAGGCTTACCATGTCCCGCCTACGCTGGACTGGGATCTGTGGCTGGGACCCGCCCCTGAGCGACCGTATCACCCGGCCTACGTACCCTTCAGATGGCGAGGATGGTGGGACTTTGGCACCGGGGCTTTGGGCGACATGGGCTGCCACATCATGGATGCCGCGTTCTGGACTTTCGACCTGCGCGATCCGGTGCGCGTGACGGCCGAAACCACGCCTGTTTTCCCCGAGACAGCCCCCCTGGTATCTCGCGTAACATACGAGTTTGCTGCCCGAGCCAATCGCCCAGCCCTTCACGTGGTTTGGCGTGATGGCAACCTGGCACCCCCGCGCCCACCTCAGTGGGAAGCCGACAAACCCTGGCCGCCGATGGACAGCGGCCAAATGTTCATTGGCGACGAAGGCGTGCTCATTGCCGGCACCTACGGCGAAAACCCTCGCCTGGTCCCCGAAAAACGCCACCAGGAATGGATTGCCTCGGCCCCTGCCCCGCGCTATCCCCGCTCTCCAGGTGTCTACCAAGAATGGATCGATGCTTGTAAAAACGGCACTCAGGCTGGTTCCAATTTTCCAGATTACGCTGGACCGCTTACGGAAATGGTGCTGCTGGGCAACTTGGCCATTCGTGCAGGCGGCACCATTGAATGGGATGCTGCAACCATGCGCGTGACCAACCTAACAGTGCCAGAGGAATACCTCCGTCCCGTCTATCGCAACGGCTGGCATCTGTAG
- a CDS encoding Gfo/Idh/MocA family protein: MKRLGVGFIGSGFITRFHIQSWQAVRDADILGIWSPNRAHAEAAAALARALHVGEARVFDSIEAMVADPAIHAIWICGPNHKRIENLEAIVDTLARGKGELIGVACEKPLARNVAEARRMVELVKQAGLLHGYLEDQLFTPAIRRGREIIWKRGAALTGRPYLARAAEEHSGPHAPWFWFGHLQGGGVLNDMMCHSVEVARFLLTEPGASRQSIRPVKVTAQIASLKWSRPEYAAWLREHMDARLDFERHPVEDFARATIEFVDEAGRTLIAETTTSWSYVGPGLRLSAELLGPEYSLQVNSLDSGARLFFSRRVQGEAGEDLVEKQNAEQGWMPLVGNEAAEYGYEWENRYFVRCFLEGRQPEEDFQAGLEVVELLMTAYMSAEQERTLPWKPEGLETFVPAVAQGSWQPVLR, encoded by the coding sequence ATGAAACGTCTTGGCGTTGGCTTTATTGGAAGTGGTTTTATTACGCGATTTCACATTCAGTCTTGGCAGGCTGTACGGGATGCCGATATTTTGGGCATCTGGAGTCCTAATCGCGCTCATGCCGAAGCGGCGGCAGCGCTAGCGCGTGCGCTGCACGTTGGGGAAGCCCGCGTTTTTGACTCGATTGAAGCGATGGTGGCCGATCCAGCCATCCATGCGATTTGGATTTGCGGTCCCAACCACAAGCGCATTGAGAACCTGGAGGCCATTGTCGACACGCTAGCGCGTGGTAAGGGCGAGCTTATTGGTGTGGCTTGCGAAAAGCCCCTGGCCCGGAATGTGGCCGAAGCACGGCGCATGGTGGAGCTGGTCAAGCAGGCAGGATTACTGCATGGTTACTTAGAAGATCAGCTTTTTACCCCTGCAATTCGACGCGGCCGGGAAATCATCTGGAAGCGCGGTGCAGCGTTGACCGGTCGGCCTTATCTGGCTCGTGCAGCGGAAGAGCATAGCGGGCCGCATGCTCCCTGGTTTTGGTTTGGCCATCTGCAAGGGGGTGGTGTGCTGAACGACATGATGTGCCACAGCGTTGAGGTTGCCCGCTTTTTGCTTACGGAGCCGGGTGCGTCGCGCCAGAGCATTCGTCCAGTTAAAGTTACTGCCCAGATTGCCAGCCTGAAGTGGTCTCGTCCCGAGTATGCTGCCTGGCTTCGGGAGCATATGGATGCTCGTTTGGATTTTGAGCGGCACCCGGTTGAGGATTTTGCGCGTGCGACCATTGAATTTGTGGATGAGGCCGGCCGCACGCTGATTGCTGAGACGACCACCTCTTGGAGCTATGTTGGTCCGGGGCTGCGGCTTTCGGCCGAGCTTTTGGGTCCGGAGTACTCGCTGCAGGTGAACTCGCTGGACAGTGGTGCCCGGCTGTTTTTCAGCCGACGTGTGCAAGGCGAGGCAGGCGAAGACCTGGTCGAAAAGCAAAACGCTGAGCAAGGCTGGATGCCCCTCGTAGGCAACGAGGCAGCGGAATACGGCTACGAGTGGGAAAACCGCTACTTTGTACGCTGTTTCCTTGAGGGTCGTCAGCCTGAAGAAGATTTCCAGGCAGGCCTCGAGGTTGTCGAGCTCCTGATGACAGCCTACATGAGTGCCGAGCAAGAGCGCACGCTGCCTTGGAAGCCAGAAGGGTTAGAGACTTTTGTGCCCGCCGTTGCACAGGGCAGCTGGCAACCGGTCCTACGGTGA
- a CDS encoding GMC oxidoreductase — translation MKKNVYVARQPEVYDAIVVGSGISGGWAAKELCELGLKTLVLERGRPLEHGKDYITEHLPPWQTPFRGQEDRKRMLEDHYIQLQAGPVNEYNIHFFINDRENPYVYDPDKPFLWIRGDQVGGRSIMWGRQSYRWSDLDFEANARDGFGVDWPIRYRDLAPWYDYVERFAGISGQAEGLPQLPDGQFLPPMPMNCVELHVKERIERAFPGRKMTIGRAAVLTQPLNGRAACHYCGPCDRGCTPGAYFSSLSATLPAARATGNLTLRPNSIVHSVIYDEERDRAVGVRVIDRETKEMLEFYGRVIFLCASTLATTQILLNSKSRRFPNGLGNSSGVLGHYLMDHHFKVGASAEFPGFEDKYYYGNRPNGIYIPRFRNLGDRATRHPDFLRGYGYQGGASRGSWWRGAEMDGFGVALKQALRDPGPWRMGLTGFGEMLPRYENYVELDPERTDAWGMPLLRIHCTLSENELKMREDMANAAAEMLEAAGGKNVRPFIDDYKPGEGIHEMGTARMGRDPKTSVLNAYNQMHDVPNVFVTDGACMTSAACQNPSLTYMALTARAAHYAVEQLKKGNL, via the coding sequence ATGAAAAAGAACGTGTATGTGGCGCGACAGCCTGAGGTGTACGATGCAATTGTGGTAGGCTCGGGCATCTCGGGCGGTTGGGCAGCCAAAGAGCTTTGCGAGCTGGGCCTAAAGACGCTGGTTTTGGAACGCGGTCGACCGCTGGAGCACGGCAAAGACTACATCACCGAACACCTGCCCCCGTGGCAGACGCCGTTCCGCGGTCAGGAAGACCGAAAACGCATGCTGGAAGATCACTACATCCAGCTGCAAGCCGGTCCGGTCAACGAGTACAATATTCACTTTTTTATTAACGACCGGGAAAACCCCTATGTGTACGATCCAGACAAGCCCTTCCTATGGATCCGCGGAGATCAGGTCGGTGGCCGATCGATCATGTGGGGCCGGCAAAGCTATCGTTGGAGTGATTTGGATTTTGAGGCGAATGCGCGGGATGGTTTTGGGGTAGACTGGCCGATTCGGTATCGGGACCTTGCGCCGTGGTACGACTATGTGGAGCGTTTTGCGGGCATTAGTGGTCAGGCCGAAGGGTTGCCGCAGCTTCCGGACGGGCAGTTTTTGCCGCCGATGCCGATGAACTGTGTGGAGCTGCACGTGAAGGAGCGCATTGAGCGGGCTTTCCCTGGTCGCAAGATGACCATCGGACGGGCTGCCGTTCTGACGCAGCCCCTAAACGGCCGCGCCGCCTGCCACTACTGCGGTCCCTGTGATCGCGGATGCACCCCAGGCGCCTATTTTTCGAGTTTGAGTGCGACGCTTCCTGCGGCGCGTGCTACGGGGAACTTGACGTTGCGTCCGAACAGCATTGTGCACAGTGTGATTTATGATGAGGAGCGGGACCGTGCGGTTGGGGTTCGGGTGATTGATCGGGAGACGAAGGAGATGTTGGAGTTTTATGGTCGGGTGATTTTTTTGTGTGCTTCGACGTTGGCGACGACGCAGATTTTGTTGAATTCGAAGTCGCGTCGTTTTCCGAATGGGTTGGGGAATTCGAGTGGGGTGCTAGGCCACTACCTTATGGACCACCACTTCAAGGTAGGAGCCAGTGCCGAATTTCCTGGTTTTGAGGACAAGTACTACTATGGCAATCGTCCGAATGGCATCTACATTCCCCGCTTCCGAAACCTAGGGGATCGCGCAACGCGGCATCCAGACTTCTTACGGGGCTACGGCTATCAGGGAGGCGCAAGTCGGGGTAGCTGGTGGCGTGGTGCGGAAATGGACGGCTTTGGTGTTGCCCTCAAACAGGCATTGCGGGATCCGGGGCCTTGGCGCATGGGCCTTACCGGCTTTGGTGAGATGCTGCCGCGCTATGAGAACTATGTGGAGTTGGACCCGGAGCGTACGGATGCCTGGGGCATGCCGCTGTTGCGGATTCACTGCACCTTGAGCGAAAACGAGCTCAAGATGCGAGAAGACATGGCCAATGCAGCCGCAGAAATGCTGGAAGCGGCTGGTGGAAAAAATGTGCGGCCTTTCATTGACGACTATAAGCCCGGTGAAGGTATTCACGAGATGGGCACGGCGCGGATGGGTCGGGACCCGAAGACGTCGGTGCTTAATGCGTACAACCAGATGCACGATGTGCCGAATGTGTTTGTAACCGATGGGGCCTGCATGACCTCGGCAGCGTGCCAAAATCCGTCGCTTACCTACATGGCGCTGACGGCGCGGGCAGCGCACTATGCCGTTGAACAGCTCAAAAAGGGTAACCTCTAA
- a CDS encoding GMC oxidoreductase codes for MVKKNVYVARQPEVYDAIVVGSGISGGWAAKELCELGLKTLVLERGRPLEHGKDYVTEHLPPWQFTFRGRGERSLFDEAYAIQKNCYACREDTKHLFINDKENPYIQLEPFIWIRGDRVGGRSLMWGRQCYRWSDLDFEANARDGFGVDWPIRYRDLAPWYDYVERFAGISGQAEGLPQLPDGQFLPPMPMNCVELHVKERIERAFPGRKMTIGRVAVLTQPLNGRAACHYCGPCDRGCTPGAYFSSLSATLPAARATGNLTLRPNSIVHSVIYDEERDRAVGVRVIDRETKEMLEFYGRVIFLCASTLATTQILLNSKSRRFPNGLGNSSGVLGHYLMDHHFVVGATGEIPGFEDKYYYGNRPNGIYIPRFRNLGDKASKRSDYLRGFGYQGGAYRAGWDRGIDMQGFGVSLKQALRDPGPWIMGLGAWGEMLPRYENYVELDPERTDAWGMPLLRIHCTWSENELAMRKDMAQSAAEMLEAAGAKNIQVYDAIEYAHPGLCIHEMGTARMGRDPKTSVLNAYNQMHDVPNVFVTDGACMASSACQNPSITYMALTARAAHYAVEQLKKGNL; via the coding sequence ATGGTTAAAAAGAACGTGTATGTGGCGCGACAGCCTGAGGTGTACGATGCAATTGTGGTAGGCTCGGGCATCTCGGGCGGTTGGGCAGCCAAAGAGCTTTGCGAGCTGGGCCTAAAGACGCTGGTTTTGGAACGCGGTCGACCGCTGGAGCACGGCAAAGACTACGTCACCGAACACCTGCCCCCGTGGCAGTTTACCTTCCGGGGTCGCGGTGAGCGCAGCCTCTTTGACGAAGCGTACGCCATCCAAAAAAACTGCTACGCCTGCCGGGAGGATACCAAGCACTTGTTTATCAACGATAAAGAAAATCCCTACATTCAGCTTGAACCGTTTATCTGGATTCGGGGCGACCGTGTGGGAGGGCGCTCGCTGATGTGGGGCCGGCAGTGTTACCGTTGGAGTGATTTGGATTTTGAGGCGAATGCGCGGGATGGTTTTGGGGTAGACTGGCCGATTCGGTATCGGGACCTTGCGCCGTGGTACGACTATGTGGAGCGTTTTGCGGGCATTAGTGGTCAGGCCGAAGGGTTGCCGCAGCTTCCGGACGGGCAGTTTTTGCCGCCGATGCCGATGAACTGTGTGGAGCTGCACGTGAAGGAGCGCATTGAGCGGGCTTTCCCTGGTCGCAAGATGACTATCGGACGGGTAGCTGTTCTGACGCAGCCCCTAAACGGCCGCGCCGCCTGCCACTACTGCGGTCCCTGTGATCGCGGATGCACCCCAGGCGCCTATTTTTCGAGTTTGAGTGCGACGCTTCCTGCGGCGCGTGCTACGGGGAACTTGACGTTGCGTCCGAACAGCATTGTGCACAGTGTGATTTATGATGAGGAGCGGGACCGTGCGGTTGGGGTTCGGGTGATTGATCGGGAGACGAAGGAGATGTTGGAGTTTTATGGTCGGGTGATTTTTTTGTGTGCTTCGACGTTGGCGACGACGCAGATTTTGTTGAATTCGAAGTCGCGTCGTTTTCCGAATGGGTTGGGGAATTCGAGTGGGGTGCTAGGCCACTACCTCATGGACCACCACTTTGTGGTTGGGGCCACCGGGGAGATTCCTGGTTTTGAGGACAAGTACTACTATGGCAATCGTCCGAATGGCATCTACATTCCCCGCTTCCGAAATCTAGGCGATAAGGCCTCAAAGCGTTCAGACTATCTGCGCGGCTTTGGCTACCAGGGAGGGGCTTACCGGGCAGGATGGGACCGGGGAATTGACATGCAAGGTTTTGGTGTTTCCCTCAAACAGGCATTGCGAGACCCAGGGCCATGGATCATGGGGTTAGGCGCTTGGGGTGAGATGCTGCCGCGCTATGAGAACTATGTGGAGTTGGACCCGGAGCGTACGGATGCCTGGGGCATGCCGCTGTTGCGGATTCACTGCACCTGGAGCGAAAACGAGTTGGCTATGCGCAAAGATATGGCGCAGAGCGCAGCCGAGATGCTGGAAGCCGCAGGTGCGAAGAATATCCAGGTCTACGATGCTATTGAGTACGCTCATCCGGGCTTATGCATTCACGAGATGGGTACGGCGCGGATGGGTCGGGACCCGAAGACGTCGGTGCTCAATGCGTACAACCAGATGCACGATGTGCCGAATGTGTTTGTAACCGATGGGGCCTGCATGGCTTCATCGGCCTGCCAGAATCCGTCGATTACGTACATGGCGCTGACGGCGCGGGCAGCGCACTATGCCGTTGAACAACTCAAAAAAGGTAATTTGTAA
- a CDS encoding gluconate 2-dehydrogenase subunit 3 family protein, with protein sequence MDRREALKRLALLAGGALSMSTIAGVLGGCRAGSAPGAYKPQTLASDQYDLVSTIAELIIPETDTPGAKAAGVPEFIDRMLTDWMYAAEREHFLAELKRVDTMARERFERSFVQLAEAQQVQLLEELEQEARQAQSRRVVIDRTTGQIIDGPDTSAEDVAQGRPPRTLTVELRPFFRVMKELTIVGYYTSEVGATQELRLNLVPGRYDACVPYAELGRAWA encoded by the coding sequence ATGGACCGACGAGAAGCACTGAAGCGTCTGGCCCTGTTAGCGGGCGGGGCGCTGTCGATGTCGACAATTGCCGGCGTTCTAGGAGGGTGCCGGGCAGGTTCAGCTCCAGGAGCTTACAAGCCGCAGACGCTGGCCTCCGATCAGTACGATCTGGTCAGTACGATTGCCGAGCTCATCATTCCGGAGACGGATACGCCAGGGGCAAAGGCAGCCGGGGTGCCGGAATTCATTGACCGGATGCTGACGGACTGGATGTATGCAGCCGAGCGGGAGCATTTTCTGGCTGAGCTGAAGCGCGTGGATACGATGGCCAGGGAGCGGTTTGAACGGTCGTTTGTGCAGCTTGCGGAAGCCCAACAAGTGCAACTCTTGGAGGAGCTGGAGCAGGAAGCCCGGCAGGCCCAATCGCGACGGGTGGTCATCGACCGCACGACCGGACAAATCATCGATGGGCCAGACACGTCGGCCGAAGACGTTGCGCAAGGACGTCCGCCACGCACGCTGACGGTCGAGCTGCGGCCGTTTTTCCGGGTAATGAAAGAGCTAACGATCGTGGGCTACTACACTTCAGAAGTGGGCGCAACGCAGGAGCTGCGCCTGAACCTCGTGCCAGGGCGCTACGATGCATGCGTGCCCTATGCTGAACTCGGGCGCGCTTGGGCATAA
- a CDS encoding sugar phosphate isomerase/epimerase family protein, which translates to MDRRNFLRTAGGLALGSLAWASLGCDRPEASSTAGGSRRLERIGLQLYTVRTLMEQDVPRTLEQVAQLGYREVEFAGYYNYTPQELRQMLDQLELSAPATHVPFQMLEENLSALLEAAHTLGHRYVIVPWLPPEQRQTIDDYRRWAERFNRWGEACKAANVQFAYHNHDFEFARIGDQVPYDVLLAETDPELVKMELDLYWITYAGFDPLVYFQQHPGRFPLCHVKDMTADRQMVDVGQGTIDFVKIFAQAAGVQLQHYFVEHDQPADPLASIRRSYEYLSQLTF; encoded by the coding sequence ATGGACCGGAGAAACTTTTTGCGCACGGCAGGCGGATTAGCTTTGGGTAGCTTGGCTTGGGCAAGCCTAGGCTGCGACCGCCCAGAGGCGTCATCAACGGCAGGTGGTAGCCGCCGGCTGGAACGCATCGGCTTGCAGCTCTATACGGTGCGGACGCTCATGGAGCAGGACGTACCACGTACGCTCGAGCAAGTAGCGCAGCTCGGCTACCGCGAAGTGGAGTTTGCCGGTTACTACAACTACACGCCCCAAGAGCTGCGCCAAATGCTCGACCAACTAGAGCTCTCGGCGCCAGCCACGCACGTCCCCTTCCAGATGCTCGAAGAAAACCTAAGCGCCCTGCTCGAGGCTGCCCATACGCTGGGGCACCGCTATGTGATTGTGCCTTGGCTACCGCCCGAGCAGCGTCAGACGATCGACGACTACCGACGCTGGGCAGAACGCTTCAACCGCTGGGGTGAAGCCTGCAAAGCCGCTAACGTCCAGTTTGCCTACCATAACCACGACTTCGAGTTTGCACGCATCGGCGACCAGGTCCCCTACGACGTGCTGCTGGCCGAAACCGACCCCGAGCTGGTTAAAATGGAACTGGACCTCTACTGGATCACCTATGCCGGTTTTGATCCGCTGGTCTACTTCCAGCAGCATCCGGGACGGTTCCCCCTTTGCCATGTAAAAGACATGACAGCCGACCGGCAAATGGTGGATGTAGGGCAGGGAACGATCGATTTTGTGAAGATTTTCGCGCAGGCGGCAGGCGTGCAGCTCCAGCATTATTTTGTAGAGCATGACCAGCCGGCCGATCCGCTGGCCAGCATCCGCCGCAGCTATGAATACCTGTCGCAACTAACCTTCTAA
- a CDS encoding Gfo/Idh/MocA family protein: protein MPLNRKLRYGMVGGGPGAFIGAVHRKAAALDGEIELVAGAFSSDPEKSRQMGTVLHLDPRRVYRSYEEMAEKEAALPPEERIDFVAIVTPNHLHYPIAKTFIEAGFHVVCDKPLTTTLEEAEALCRLVAQHKVLFALTHNYSGYPMVKQARAMVQEGLLGEIRKIVVEYPQGWLATPLEQTGQKQAAWRTDPKMAGAGALGDIGSHAEHLARYITGLELDRLCADVTTFVPGRKVEDDANLLVHYQNGARGILYASQVSVGEENNLRIRIYGEKAALEWHQEEPNYLYVRYPDRPEQVYKRGNDYLAPAARRASRLPSGHPEAFIEAFANIYLNFARTLKAHLAGEKPDPLDLDFPTVQDGARGVHFILTALESGRRRAWVDARYTPPGA from the coding sequence ATGCCACTAAACCGTAAACTTCGGTATGGCATGGTTGGGGGCGGACCAGGTGCCTTTATCGGTGCAGTGCACCGCAAGGCCGCTGCCCTGGATGGTGAAATCGAACTGGTTGCTGGGGCCTTCTCTTCGGACCCGGAAAAGTCGCGCCAGATGGGCACCGTGCTGCACCTGGACCCGCGGCGCGTCTATCGCTCTTATGAGGAGATGGCCGAAAAAGAAGCAGCCCTGCCCCCAGAAGAACGCATCGACTTTGTTGCGATCGTTACGCCCAACCACCTCCACTATCCCATCGCCAAAACCTTCATTGAAGCTGGCTTCCACGTGGTCTGCGATAAGCCGCTGACCACCACGCTGGAGGAAGCAGAAGCGCTGTGCCGCTTGGTTGCGCAACACAAGGTGCTCTTTGCGCTTACGCATAACTACTCGGGCTACCCCATGGTGAAGCAGGCCCGGGCTATGGTGCAGGAAGGACTGCTGGGCGAGATTCGCAAAATCGTGGTGGAGTACCCCCAGGGCTGGCTGGCTACGCCGCTGGAACAGACGGGCCAGAAGCAGGCTGCCTGGCGCACCGATCCAAAGATGGCAGGGGCCGGCGCCCTTGGCGACATTGGCTCTCATGCCGAACACCTGGCCCGCTACATTACGGGACTTGAACTGGACCGGCTCTGTGCTGACGTGACTACGTTTGTGCCAGGCCGTAAGGTCGAAGACGACGCCAACCTGCTCGTACATTACCAAAACGGAGCGCGCGGCATCCTCTACGCCTCGCAGGTTTCCGTAGGAGAAGAAAATAACCTGCGCATTCGCATCTACGGCGAAAAAGCCGCACTGGAGTGGCACCAAGAAGAGCCTAACTACCTATACGTGCGCTATCCCGATCGGCCGGAGCAGGTATACAAACGCGGAAATGACTACCTGGCGCCAGCAGCCCGCCGCGCTTCACGCCTGCCTTCAGGCCATCCCGAAGCCTTTATTGAGGCCTTTGCTAACATTTACCTCAACTTTGCTCGGACGCTCAAGGCGCACCTGGCGGGTGAAAAGCCAGATCCCCTAGATCTCGATTTTCCAACGGTTCAGGATGGCGCGCGCGGCGTGCATTTCATCTTGACTGCGCTTGAAAGCGGCCGTCGCCGCGCATGGGTCGATGCCCGCTACACGCCCCCAGGAGCATGA